The Armatimonadota bacterium genome includes the window AAGCGGATGCCGAGGAGCGCCGTCCCCACGCCGGCGGCCACGCCGATGATGGTCATCAGGATGACCTGCCCGCGCAGCCACCCGCCGAACTTCTGCCCGATGGCGAGCAGGACCGCCTCCACGCGCTCCCGCTGCTCCGCCGGGAAGAGGGTGAGGAACTGCTCCTTGATGGCGCGGGCCTCCAGCAGCATGTAGAAGGTCATGAAGAGGACGGTGACGAGCGCGGCCAGGCCACCGAAGACGCGGAAGACCACTCCGGCGGCGGTCCCCAGGTGGCGGCTCAGGCCGGCCAGGCGCTCGGGCAGGCCGGTCAGGTAGCCGGAGAGGTTCGGCAGCCAGGGGTAGCGGGCCGTGAAGCGGTCGAGGGTCCGGCCGAGGTTGTTCAGGATGTCGGGGAGCTGCTGCAGGAAGGCGGTGGCCTCCGCCACCAGCGGGGTGAGGATGATGCTCCCCAGGGTGCCGATCACCAGGAAGAGGGCGGCGTAGAGGACGAGGATGGCCACGGGCTGCGAGAGGCGCAGGTCGCGGCGCCCCACCCGCAGGCGCTGCCGCTCGATGGCGGTGACCATGGGGCTGAACCCGGTAGCGAGGATGGCGGAGATGAGGATGAGGACCAGGATGTCGGTGAGGAGGAGGAGCAGCCGGGCCAGGCCGATGAGGACCAGGGAGGTCACCACGACCAGGGCCGTGGTGAGGACGACGTCACGCGGGCGCATCGCTCCTAGGGGTTCGGCCCGGGAGGAAGGGGTTCCTGGACGGAAGGCCGCCGGCGCACCGCGCGGCGCCGGAGCACGCCGGGGCCGAGGACGGCGCGGGGTGTGGTGCCCGACCGTCGCGTTGACATCCCTCTGGGCGGACGGCTACGATGAGGCAGGGTCAGTCGACGGCAAGCGCGTTCCGCGGTAGCTCAACTGGTAGAGCGTCCGGCTGTTAACCGGAGGGTTGCAGGTTCGAGTCCTGCCCGCGGAGCCATTTGTTCCAGTCTTCGAACCGCTGGGGGTTGGGTAACCCGTACCAGACCTCCACGGTTCGACGATCATGGACCAGCACCTTCTTCACCAGCCGGTGGAGGAGGTACTTCTTTTGAGGGGCCGGCCCCTCGGCCATGACCCGCTCGAAGTTCTCGACGAGGGCGACCAGCATCTCCCGGTCGACGGCCGGCAGCTCCAGCCTTTCCCGCCGCGCCTCGAGGTCGCGCTTCTCGCCCTCCAGCTCC containing:
- a CDS encoding AI-2E family transporter yields the protein MRPRDVVLTTALVVVTSLVLIGLARLLLLLTDILVLILISAILATGFSPMVTAIERQRLRVGRRDLRLSQPVAILVLYAALFLVIGTLGSIILTPLVAEATAFLQQLPDILNNLGRTLDRFTARYPWLPNLSGYLTGLPERLAGLSRHLGTAAGVVFRVFGGLAALVTVLFMTFYMLLEARAIKEQFLTLFPAEQRERVEAVLLAIGQKFGGWLRGQVILMTIIGVAAGVGTALLGIRFALLLGLIAGLTEVIPIIGPILGAVPAVLVALFQGPWVKVVLVIALYTVIQQVEGNLVVPRVMRAAVGLSPLLTIIALIVGARLLGIMGALLSVPVAAALQVIVGEILNAVRRDVRRADRARAGGGGGAEG